One genomic region from Osmerus mordax isolate fOsmMor3 chromosome 4, fOsmMor3.pri, whole genome shotgun sequence encodes:
- the LOC136942395 gene encoding two pore channel protein 2-like: protein MRVKYRSINHRMDFRSLILYSWYFSRPCQWGLNVVITVLLALAFIEKPTSLTVTSDLRYKQQKATWEPPCGLTETIEIACLLTLSLDLLLKLYLIGREEFLKCKWLIGNMVVITVSIADWMLSLGLACDGTMRIRRILRPFFLLQNSSLMKKTLKCIKRTVPEIASVMFLVVLHVFLFTMFAMLLFVRGENPEENKEWDFYFRNFPQSLTSLLVLLTTANNPDVMTPAYSLNRAFSAFFMLFSGFGTFFLMNLVTAIIYNQFRGYLVMSIQTSILRRRLAIRAAFELLHGQVFQERSHTEEDTSECVLVKTVVKVMKRVKINDYYRKAIIRKAHQSYCGYLGRKAFQELFDELDKDRIKEIILVNDSEKKLSEREDYYLETINSFFIACYLLEMGLKMVAFGPRGYVSYSSNIFDGSITLLLLGLQISIFATYRLPFSQWNPSHEGLLPLWEMSRLLNMLIIFRFLRIIPNIKLMALVASTLMDLVKNLRAFAGILVVVYYMFAVVGIWLFRGVITAPATGSVTNGSGTGKMSSNTTVVCGSYEQLGYWSNNFDDFASALVLLYNIMVVNNWNVFLDVYSRYTTEWSKLYFIAWWLTSSVMWANLFVAFILENFIYKWDRSQTQSMSDVVRADVENTVQLMFRERILEPTEEEIVSQLLQHPHLHLTM, encoded by the exons ATGAGGGTCAAG TATCGATCCATAAACCATCGCATGGACTTCCGATCACTCATATTGTACAGTTGGTACTTCTCCAGACCCTGTCAATG GGGGCTGAACGTGGTCATCACAGTGCTTCTGGCCCTGGCCTTCATAGAAAAACCAACATCCCTTACTGTGACTTCAGACCTGCGctacaaacagcagaaagctaCATGGGAACCTCCCTGTGGCCTTACAGAGACCATTGAGATTGCCTGCCTCCTCACGTTGAGTCTTGATCTCCTTCTCAAG TTGTATCTCATCGGCCGAGAGGAATTCCTGAAGTGTAAATGGCTAATAGGCAACATGGTGGTCATCACAGTGTCTATTGCTGATTGGATGTTATCCCTGGGTCTGGCTTGTGATGGC ACAATGAGAATTAGAAGAATTTTGCGTCCATTCTTCCTCCTTCAAAACTCATCTTTAATGAAGAAAACATTGAAATGCATCAAGAGGACAGTACCTGAGATTGCAAG TGTGATGTTCCTTGTGGTTCTACATGTGTTCCTGTTCACCATGTTTGCTATGCTGTTGTTTGTCCGGGGCGAG AACCCAGAAGAGAATAAGGAATGGGACTTCTATTTTAGAAACTTTCCTCAGTCACTCACATCACTGCTAGTCCTGCTGACCACTGCCAACAACCCAGACG TGATGACACCGGCGTATTCCCTGAACAGAGCCTTCTCAGCTTTCTTCATGCTCTTCAGTGGCTTTG GAACTTTTTTTCTGATGAATCTTGTGACGGCTATCATCTACAATCAATTCAGGGGATACCTAGTG ATGTCAATCCAGACATCCATCTTGAGGAGGCGGCTGGCTATCAGGGCTGCGTTTGAGCTGCTCCATGGACAGGTCTTCCAGGAACGCAGCCACACCGAGGAAGACACGAG TGAGTGTGTTCTGGTCAAGACTGTTGTGAAGGTGATGAAGAGGGTGAAAATAAACGATTACTACAGAAAAGCCATCATCAGG AAAGCCCACCAGTCGTACTGTGGCTACCTTGGCCGGAAAGCTTTCCAGGAGCTGTTTGACGAGCTTGACAAGGACAGGATCAAAGAG ATAATCCTGGTGAATGATTCAGAGAAGAAGCTGTCTGAAAGAGAGGACTACTATTTAGAG ACAATAAACAGTTTCTTCATTGCCTGCTACCTGCTTGAGATGGGGCTGAAGATGGTCGCTTTTGGCCCGAGGGGCTATGTGTCCTACAGCAGTAACATCTTTGATGGATCCATCACACTCCTTCTGCTG GGTCTCCAGATATCCATATTCGCCACCTATCGGCTTCCCTTCTCCCAGTG GAACCCGTCCCATGAAGGCCTGCTGCCTCTGTGGGAGATGAGCCGGCTGCTCAACATGCTGATCATATTTCGCTTCCTCAGGATCATCCCTAACATCAAG CTGATGGCCCTGGTGGCCAGCACCCTAATGGACCTGGTGAAGAACCTCCGAGCCTTCGCTGGGATTCTGGTG GTGGTGTATTACATGTTTGCGGTGGTTGGAATATGGCTCTTCAGAGGGGTCATTACTGCACCTGCTACTGGGAG TGTGACTAATGGCTCTGGAACAGGGAAGATGAGTTCCAACACAACTGTAGTATGTGGTTCATACGAGCAGCTGGGATACTGGTCAAACAACTTTGATGACTTTGCA TCTGCGCTGGTCCTGCTCTACAACATCATGGTGGTCAACAACTGGAACGTCTTTCTAGATGTCTACTCCCGATACACCACTGA GTGGTCGAAGCTCTACTTCATAGCCTGGTGGCTCACATCCTCTGTCATGTGGGCTAACCTGTTCGTGGCATTTATTCTGGAG AACTTCATCTATAAGTGGGATCGTAGCCAAACTCAATCCATGTCTGATGTAGTGAGGGCTGACGTGGAGAACACAGTCCAGCTGATGTTCAG GGAGCGGATTCTCGAGccaacagaggaagagattgTCTCTCAGCTACTCCAGCATCCACACCTCCATCTCACCATGTGA